TCCACTCGTGTGAGAGGACGCATCTTCTTTTCCACGCTATCTCCAACATTCGCAAACCAAAAACCCCGTCCGTGTCACCGAAAAAGGTCAGTGATCATCAGATTTAATAGAAAAAAAGCCCACAACTGATTACATGCCCCTCAAGGACAGGCATTCACAAGCGGCCTCGGCTCAACTCAGCCTCCTCTTACTCCCGCGCCTACATTGTTAATCCCCAATACAAAGATCTTGGGCCCATTTAGCATCCTTACTCACACCCCTGCACCGTACCAGTTTAATCCAACCCCCTCCTTCCACGGCGGGGCTCTCATTCACAAAAGGAAGCTACATGTGGTTTTGTTATGTGCTCTTTGCTTTGTCATCTCAAACTGTAATTCGAGCACAGACTCGATTGTGGGGCGGCAGATTCTCATCCCTCTTAGAAAAGGAGCGAAGAAAGCGCTCCTCTCCACAAACAGGTttatatgctctctctctctctctctctctctctctctctctctctctctctctctctctctctctctctctctctctctctctctctctctctctccccgagcTTTGTGTTCTCAGTTGTGTTGCTCTGGACAATAATTCCGTGTTACGATTTATCGTCTTTCAGTCGTGCGGTTTCGGGATGACATTGGGATTGTGTCAGGACGAAATGATATTTTcgtattgtgatacacaattttgttgtctgaaCTAGTGACGATGAGAATCTATTTCCTAAAACCGCTCACAGAAGGAGGTGTGAAACGTCTGAGGGGCTGTTATTTGAAAGCTAGCTTTGGTCTGGTGTCGTACTTTACATTACCTGGTGACATGGCTCATAACACCACCACTTGATTTGTCACCGTGTGGCCGCTTCCTCCCTGCAGTTGTTCTGCTGGACTCACGTATAATAAGCCTTATGTAGACGCTGAAGGACGTTTCATCCacccttcggatgagacgttaaaccgaggccctgactccctgtggtcattaaagatcccatggcccttatcgcaaagagcagggggttcccggtgtcctggcagaattcccaacctggctctctccatctggccacctgatcatccccccccccccccatgtaatgggctcagtggttcctccctctccacctcaagctgatgtgtggtgagcgttctggcgcaaaatggctgccgcgcatcacctaggtgggtgctgcacattggtggtggttgaaatgagttagcccccttcactgtgaagtgcttttgggggtctagaaaagcactatatgaatgtaatgacgatgatgatgatgatgatgatgatgattattattattatcattatttccaTTTATCCAAACTCTTGTCACTTTCCGTTACTTCCGCTTCAGCTCGTCAGTTAATCTTCCCAAATTCTGCCCACCAAGGCGCGAACTGTTTTAAAACGGACCTACAGTCTCTCTTGTCCAGAAAGGCCTTTTCCTCCTCCTCAAACAGCCCACCTCCCTCTGTTTCCCTGTTGGTGTTTCGCTCGTTTTTCTATGTGCTTTAAAACGATGTACAATGGTACAACTGGTGACATGTGCTGTATTTAAATGTCCGCTGTAAATTAAACACATCACCATTATTAGCTAATTTCCTCTTTGCAGCTTTCAAAAGCAGTGGCAGCAGCCTACTTTCACCGTGGATGCTCAGCGTCACGTTTCTCAGTAGGCCTACTGTATAATTACCTGGGGTTAGACTGTTGGCTATGGCCCCCTCTTAACTGCTGAtggatttaccccccccccaaacaaatacACACCCCCTCTCTATGACCTTAACCTGAGATAGGCCTACCATGCTCTTATTGCTCTCTTTCTGCCCCAGCAGAGCCTTCACATGTTGGGCCACGGGTGCATCCTCAAAATGCCGCCACGATACTGTCAGCCTTTGCAGCGTTATAACATCAACTATCTGCACTCGGCCGCATGTCTCCCCTCTCTGGTACTTCCAACGCTGACATGATTGTCTCACATTCTTCAATACAGcggttctcaacccagtcctcgggTTTTCTACTGGGTTTCTATTCGGCCAGGTAGcaattcacctgttgttccagttattaCGTCATCCAACCGGCGACGTTTTAGACCCGGAGCAACAGCTGAATGTAATGAAACACCTGGCAGGATAGAAACCAGTAGCAAatgggttgccccccccccccaaaaaagtggacTATTTTACTACCGGCACAGGATGGAAGTCGGCCTTTGACCTACTATGGCTCCACTAGTTTACTAAAGCCTGTAATTTAGCTTAGGGCCCACCACTAATAGATATTTCAGACTTACAAAACACCATATGGTAGCGACTATGGGGGTTTTTTGTTGCTAAGGAAACGAGTGCATTGAATACACTTCAGTTAGACGTCTTTGGGGTCAGTCGAATTAACCGCTCGACCCCCAAATTTTATCACAAacgacaaatttgcctcaaggggctttacagcaacacaacatcctgtcctcagaccctcgcatcggataaggaacagctccctaaaaaattaacagggagaaaaaaataggaagaaaccacgGGGAACCACTGAACGAGACATATGTTTTACGACACTTTACGACATACGCGGTGTATTTATGACACTGGCCCCTCGGCTTATTTGACCGTTTGCGCTGTTGGTTTCATGCTGCAGCAACACGGTACATACAGATAGACTCCCCCAACACGTCAGAGAAGCAACGTCCACAGATAGTCTTAAGAATCAGcccaagacccatttttatgctcttgcttttatttcttttactcttattattttttatcttgtaccgtggttttatttctttccttgttttatgttttgttttgttttttgcccagGTCTGTgctttattacttttaacttacactaccgttcaaaagtttgggatcacccaaacaattttgtgttttccatgaaaagtcacacttattcaccaccatatgttgtgaaatgaatagaaaatagagtcaagacattgacaaggttagaaataatgatttgtatttgaaataagaatttttttacatcaaactttgctttcgtcaaagaatcctccatttgcagcaattacagcattgcagacctttggcattctagctgttaatttgttgaggtaatctggagaaattgcaccccacgcttccagaagcagctcccacaagttggattggttggatgggcacttctttgagcagattgagtttctggagcatcacatttgtggggtcaattaaacgctcaaaatggccagaaaaagagaactttcatctgaaactcgacagtctattcttgttcttagaaatgaaggctattccatgcgagaaattgctaagaaattgaagatttcctagaccggtgtgtactactcccttcagaggacagcacaaacaggctctaacaggtactatttaatgaagatgccagttggggacctgtgaggcgtctgtttctcaaactagagactctaatgtccttatcttcttgctcagttgtgcaacgcggcctcccacttctttttctactctggttagagcctgtttgtgctgtcctctgaagggagtagtacacaccggtgtaggaaatcttcaatttcttagcaatttctcgcatggaatagccttcatttctaagaacaagaatagactgtcgagtttcagatgaaagttctctttttctggccattttgagcgtttaattgaccccacaaatgtgatgctccagaaactcaatctgctcaaagaagtgcccatccaaccaatccaacttgtgggagctgcttctggaagcgtggggtgcaatttctccagattacctcaacaaattaacagctagaatgccaaaggtctgcaatgctgtaattgctgcaaatggaggattctttgacgaaagcaaagtttgatgtaaaaaaattcttatttcaaatacaaatcattatttctaaccttgtcaatgtcttgactctattttctattcatttcacaacatatggtggtgaataagtgtgacttttcatggaaaacacaaaattgtttgggtgatcccaaacttttgaacggtagtgtatttcatctgtattgttgttgaatttcattgtttcccttgtttttaatgtaaagcacttggagctgcattttatgtatgaaaggtgctatacgaataaagtttattattattattattattattgtagggtgttatatgctggagcatggtgcataTATGCTTATATATTTTatacttatttctatttctttttttatcttctatttctatttgtgtctgtttttcttattgctatttatttctatttcctGTTGTCGTGTAtgttgttagtttttctttaccgTAATAGGGCCCTATTTCCCCTCTGGAATGAATAGAGTatgtctggttctgattctggttctgattctgtccCCGGCCTACAGACAAGTCGTCTGTCTCGTAACCTAACCTACATCTGCTCCCCACGCCCACCGACGAACTGGACGCGACTGGCTTTACGGCTTTACAAACGCCCGCCTACAAACCCGGAAGTACCGCCTCGCCGATTGGTCAACTACTTTACGCGTTGCCAAAAAGCTGATCAGCTATTGGCTCTGAGGCTTGTCAATCTGAGTTTGTTACCCCCTCCCTCCAGGCACGGCGGAGCGCGTCTGAACGACGTCGCGTAGAcggtgtcttttttctttttttttttaaaccgagTTGGTGTTTTatggccagtattggttgtgtCGGATCATTAAATCAACTCACAGCTGCTTAAAAGATATTCGTAAGTCCGCTTTTATGTCTCTCAATTACGCCCCGCGTTGTCCGCGCCGGGCAACCAGGAAGTAGTATGTGTGCAGGTTTGAATGACAACGCCGCCGGCCCCCCCGGGACCCACTTTGTGCAGAAGCTGCCCACGTTGGAGAAACTCGGGGTTTCTGCAGAGCTCGGCTGTTGTTGAAGTGCGTTGTTGTTGTGCGCTGCTACTGCTGTACGTGACGTCTGCGTTGTTGTGTATTGGCAGGGGGGGAGCATGAGTGTGGGTTTCATAGGAGCGGGTCAGCTGGCCCACGCGTTGGTGAGAGGGTTCGCAGCTGCAGGTGAGTTCGTCCCACGTTCAGTGACGTGAGCATGTTGCTGCATGGAAGTTGTGCTTTGAGTGATTGCAATCAGTCCCGTTGATGAtgcaattgttgtgttttttttttacaccctcCCGAAGGCGTGATTGCCACCCACAGAATCACAGCTAGTTCACCAGACACGGACCTCCCCACGGTGGCGGCGCTGCGGGTGGGTAGACAATTAAGGAAAAGTGTCAAAGGTATTTTAACTGATGACCTTTCCATTTTTTTGAATTTAttcaaaattttttttaaaatacaagTTATTTTCACTTTGTTTGGGCAAGATCATAAGGAACAAACTGCCTTGTTTTGCACTAACCTGAGAGGTATTGCGTCATCATACCTTTCTGTTTGCGGAAATACCGAGGGAAGTAATAAGTCAATAATGTCATTTCTGCAGAAGCTGGGCGTCAATCTCACCACAAGCAACAAGGAAACGGTGAGCAAGAGCGACGTCCTCTTCCTGGCTGTCAAGCCGCACATCATCCCTTTTGTACTGGACGAGATTGGGCCGGACATCGAAGATCGTCACCTCATAGTTTCCTGTGCTGCAGGGGTCACCATCAACTCCATAGAAAAGGCATGTGTCAGGAGAACTCCGTCCTGCCGTATTACAGATTCACCAGTACCGGTGCATTGCTGTATAAGACGTGTGATAAAATGGGAGCCTGAGGTGGTGAATATTACAACTTCACTGTGAGGTTCCTGCAGGATTTCTGTGGTCTTACCTCAGCCACCCCTCAGGCAGAGCAGTCACAAGCTGCAACATGCAACACCTCTCTGCTCTTCCCGCTGAAATCCCCTCAAGACTGAGGCCTTTCAAAATTACCCCCAAGATGGCTGTCGTATTTTGCACAATCTTTAGGTTCATAAATAAACGACTAAGATGCGCATTGTAGCGaatcacaggaagtgccgcggccgggaagcgaacccgtgtcgcccgcaccgcaggaggcatcgctaaccgctcgactaaagggtccgacccgtcagccagcggccagcgtgtcttcttatccatgcacgttacactatgttatCCAACGAGTCTGAATAAATAAACGCGCTTGTCCCGCCCCAGGCTTGTGATCTCAATGTGTCTGCTGAAAATAATGCGTAATTATTCCCTGCAGAAGCTGCAACAGTACCGCGCCGCCCCGAAGGTGATGCGTTGCATGACCAATACGCCGGTGGTCGTGCGGGAGGGAGCCACGGTGTACGCCACCGGCACCCATGCCGAGGTGGAGGATGGGAAACTCCTGGAGCAGCTAATGGCCAGTGTGGGCTACTGCACCGAGGTGGAGGAGGACTTGATCGACGCCGTGACTGGACTGAGCGGTAGTGGCCCAGCTTACGTGAGTCCGCTTCTGTGATCTGCTCTTAATGTCCTGACAGAGGAGTCCTTTGAGGCGTTTCCCGtcttctgcccccccctctctcccccccagcAGCTACTCCTCGACTCACTtgctgtttgtgtttatgtggcaCATGGGTTCTGGTAGGCATTCACCGCTGTTGACGCGCTCTCTGATGGCGGGGTGAAAATGGGCCTTCCTAGGAGACTGGCCGTGAGGCTCGGAGCCCAGGCGTTGCTGGTACTATTTTCATCTTTAAAATTTCCGTGTATTTTAACCTCATGACAGACGTCCTGCGGTGCTGGTCTGACGTGACTCTCCCATTCACTTGTTCCCCAAGGGAGCAGCTCGAATGCTGCTGGACTCGGAGCAGCACCCCGGTCAGCTGAAGGACAACGTGTGTTCACCAGGGGGCGCCACAATCCATGCCCTGCACGTCATGGAGAGCGGTGGCTTCCGCAGCCTGCTCATCAACGCTGTAGAGGCATCTTGTATTAGGACGAGGTGGGCtgattgtgtgtttgttgtcGCGCAGTCCTACTTATGCCTCGCAATCAGGCAGCAGAAGGAGCTATTTATGCACAATTTTCACACGGATGTGTGGTGGTAAATTGGTAATTTAGTGGCAAATTGTTATACtataaaaaaaatgttgcacACTTCCTGCCTTGTAACAGGGAACTCCAGTCTTTGGCTGACCAAGAGAAGATTTCCCCAGCCGCCATTAAGAAGACAACTCTGGACAAAGTGCTGCAGCAGCCGGGAGTGACGGCAGCGAGTGTGGGAGGCAGATCCGGAGGGATCAGTCTCTTCAACAACAGCAACCCCAGGACCAAGAAGAACTGAGTTTTACCTCACAGCTTTAGAAGTCAGCTGTCCAATGTTGGGTTTTTCAGGGAATGAACCACAAAATACACATAACCCTCCAAACACACGTTAACCTTAGCGGCGAGTTATGCGTTCAGCTTCCACTCCGAAGATGTCATTGTTCCCTCCACTTTAATGGGGCTTGTGCTTTATTGGGCTGATCGGCCCTTCATGTTTTTTGACTGTTTCTGGTTGTTTTTAATCACGTCATTATTTTGAATATTTAACCATTTAAAGCAACCAGGTTGTCTGAAGCAGAAACTCCATATTATGAGtttctggtggtggtggtggtgttacaGTCCAGAATTATGCTTTTATTCAATCCCGGAGTTCCCAGATATGTGTCCCTTATATCTCATACTTTTCAAGAAAACATGAATGTATTGTACAATGctggataaaaaaacaaaaacaaaaaactgcgaTAATGCATTTTTACAAAAGCTTTTCTGAGTAAATGGAGTAAACTGTGGACTTGTGCTGTGCATGTACATGGAGCTGTGCATGTACATGGAGCTGTGCATGTAGTATATGGAGCTGTGCATGTACATGGAGCTGTGCATGTATATGGAGCTGTGCATGTACATGGAGCTGTGCATGTACACGGAGCTGTGCATGTACACGGAGCTGTGCATGTATATGGAGCTGTGCATGTACACGGAGCTGTGCATGTATACGGAGCTGTGCATGTACACGGAGCTGTGCACGCTCGGATCCGGCGCAAATATCCggatccagaaaaaaaaatcGCGTTGTAACGGTGTGTAATACGCTGGTTTGGCGTCTTCTGGAgatttattctttctttcttactcGCAAGAAGGGAaggaagagggagggggggggagagaaagaaaaagaaaatccttCATGAATGAAGACACGTGACCAAACATCATGACGTCTGGCTTCGATACAAGAGAAAGGAATCAACAAGGAGAACACGAGTGGCTGCTGCGCCGCACGCTTTTCTGTCACGCCGAAATATCACGTTGCCTCCGAGCAGCCAGGCTCGCGCCGCCACGAACCGGAAAGGGCGCACGGAAACGGAACCGCGGCCcgaacaccttttttttttctccccccctttccCTTCGTCAAAGGCAGGTGAGTCGATCCGCGGAATCAAGTCGGCGTTTGTGTTGTTATGCTGAGTGTGCACGCCTATCGCTCCGCCGCTGTCACCGTCGCGGCGTCGAGCTAACGCGACGCTAGCTTCCCCACGGTCTCCCCTTTGCTggcatgaggaggaggagggggacgaCGGGGGGGGGTGCCGATctccttttttgtgtgtgcactttttttgttttttttaaatgtctccAGATAATCTGTTTAGATTGGGCGATGCACGACGCCGTGCccccttgtgcgtgtgtgtgtccgtccgagcaggctgctgctgcctggggggggggggggagtgttgcTCGTCGGACGCCGCGGcggagcagcagcagcggcagcagcagcagcagcgtcggATCGGCGaggagccgccgccgccgcgcagGGGGGATTTCCTCACCCGCTTGTCTTCCTAGGTGGGAGTTCATCGTTCGCCCGGTTTTGCAACAGATCGCTGCCGTGTGCCGTTAAGGGACGGGTCCGTGGGGTGgttggcggcggtggtggtgggggtggtggtgggggtgaggCGGGGTGGGGGCAGGTTGTAACAGCGGGTCGCTAGGCTGCGATAAGGATCTGATAACCAAGCATCTTTCAAGTCTGTTCGGGCTTCTCGGCGGTTTGTCAACTCATGCGCTTCTCCAGGCTGCGAGCCGCGCAAACCTGCTGCTTCATCATCTCGCGGAGGGTGCGcgtggtttgtgtgtgcgcgcgcgctcgcGCGCGTTTGAAGGAGCGAGCGCGCGCCGAAGCAGCGGTGTAGCCAGATCAGGTCTGTTGGAGAATTTCCCGTGACATTTACGGAGGATACAATGTAActgataaacaaaacaaaacaaacaaactaacccGGAAACCGTTCAGCGTGGGTTGTGGTTcggcggctcggctcggctcggctcggtgTGCGCCTGCATGGGCTTTTCTTGTTTTAGCGGATGCTGCAGAAACCCGTCGGCGTAGACGGCAGCGTTGAATCGAATGGGCTCACCTGAAGTGAGCCTTCATTTAGCCTCCGCTTTACATTCTAGCAACGCCTCCGCCGCCACGCCGCCGTCCCGGTGGCTTTAACACCACGCTGCCGGTGCGTTTTTGTTACCCGCTCATCCTGCTGCTATTTTGTGTTATCACAGCAGGCAGGGCtacataattatatatatatatgcgtgtgtgtgtgtgtgtatatttatcaTGCTGAATCATCACATTGATAGACGTGTTGAGCATCCACCCTGAAACATGGCACCACCGGACAAAGGTCTGCTCGCTGTTCAGAACCGATGTTTATCGCCGAGCCGTCGCCgtcgagacagagagggggagaggggggagagacggGGGTGATTTACGGCCAAACTCGGCCGTCAAGTCACGGCCATCGTGCGTTCATCAGCTGCCTCATCAACATTCATCCGATAATGTGCCTTTTATTGCAGCGCTGTACATCATTGTGCGTCGGCGAGCAGACGGGAGGACGTGAGGACTCGGTGCCTATAGTTGTAAGCCGAGGAGTCAAATTCCAatttatgtgggggggggggtgcacgatAAGCAATGTATTATTGCCACGCTGTTGTAACGGAGCGCCGAAAGGAATGGAatggtgtcgtgtgtgtgtgtgtgtgtatgcgtgtgcgtgcgtgcgcgtgaccGTGGGATGTGTGAGAAGTTGAAAAGCGCAACATCCCTGCAACTGGCGTTGTGTTTGTTTGGTGGGAAAAGACAGTTTAGGACGGAGGCATTATGGCGGTGGATGAGTGCTGCTGCTGTCTCTTGTGACTGGGTATGTAGGGCTGGATGGGTGGCATCATTTACCCCCATTCACTACCGACCCTTCCCTCGCCATGCATAGGCGCGCCGGGGCTGTCTCGCCCGTTAAGAGTGCCAGCTTATGGAGGGCAGGTTAATGAATTATCCATGGAGAATCTCTGCAACGCAAAAGTCACCTTGGAAACTGTTGAGCGTGGTATGGGCAAAGGGGGTAAACAGACAGAAGTTGCCCGTTCTTGCTCAGATATCCAACTTATTTCATCATCTCTGTTCAAGCGAGCAGGGCATTGAAGTGTGTTTAGCAGACAGGCAGTCCGGCCTCCACATCAGAAACCCAGCTTCGCAATAACGTGTAATGCCCGTCTCTGTCTTCCCCCTGCAGGTAACGAGAACAGATGAGGGGGCCCGTAAAGGAGCGcggtggggtgggggtagggaaggagggagagggagggagggagggggggtgcatTTTTGCGAGGATGGAGGCAGGGAGTAGTGGAGATCAGCTCTGAGATTTATGTCCGCTCGCACTGAGCGAGCCAAGATAAAACGAGGCTGGATACTGTAGAGGTGAACGTAACGCACGACTCGCACCCAGTGGCGATGCAGGGgagggtggaggagagatacgGGAGGGTGATGAAACAAAGGCGAGATTGCCTACTGCACGCGCAGAAGCACCCGGTTACACCCCTGCGCGGCCGAAGCTGCTCGTTTGAGGGAACGGTCGGGGACACGCGTGCGAGACATAAGGGGGGCATAaccgtgcggggggggggggttgtccacaAAAGTGCTGCTTAAGCTGCAAGGAGGGAAACGGGAGAGCTTGGAGGGTAGGGAGAAAAAGATCaatatgattttttttgtgtgtgcctcGGTGGAGGAGGTGCGGTGGTGATGAAACCCCTTGCAAGGGTGGTGGAGATTATGATTGCTTAGCATTGCGATACGTCCGCTTCACTCCTCAAAGAAATACTCTAATCAACACAGagcagcgagggggggggggggcggggggggctcgTTGACTTTCCGGATCTTGAACAAGGTCCAATGTGCGCGTTATTGGCCTCATGTGTTCGCAATTCATACTGGTCCAGATCTGGAACAGGGCATCTTGTGTCGCTGTTTTTCAAACGTAAGTTACACGCTGTCGTGATCAAGCGCCACACTTTTCTTGTTTGTGCAAGCGGAAGTCGAGTCAGTTTCTGGGATCACGGTTGCGTGCCGGCTTGCCGTGCATGCACTGAACTGAGttgcatttttttttggggggggggagtttaaATGGCAGAATTGTGACCCTGTTCACACGAAACGATCCCCCTTTCTTGTTTAAAGCCAGCTTTTCTCCCGAGACATTACGAGTGACAGGCGTAGTCCGTGGCCTGTAATGGGATCCGGCGCGTGCAGGCAGTTGCCCTGCCCTTGTAATGTTTCTTGATAAAATGGAAGGTGTCGATTGGCAAAGTCATCGTCAAGGACTCGAGGGTTCCCAAACAActggctgggggtggggggggggtggtggggggttgaATTATGGCCGGCATTCGTTTTACTGCAGAGCGGCTTACAGCGGGCGAGCAGTTTGGGAGAACACTAACTCGCTTGAAGACACTTGAAGAATTTCAAGTCCTACTGGTTCAGCAAATGAGCTATTGCACAAGATGGATTTTGGCTTTGTGTGACGGCAGGACGACGTAATGAGGCTGCGTAAGAATGCCTGGAAATATGCATATGAATGAGGCGCGGGGATGAAGGTATTTAGGCAGTAGTATCGAAGTAGGGAGTGCACGAgattggattttttttgttgttgccggTATCCGAAATTTTCCAACTCGTTTTGGTCGATTTTCCCGCCTAATTACTGGGAACATCACGTCTCTGCTGT
The nucleotide sequence above comes from Lampris incognitus isolate fLamInc1 chromosome 10, fLamInc1.hap2, whole genome shotgun sequence. Encoded proteins:
- the pycr1a gene encoding pyrroline-5-carboxylate reductase 1a, whose translation is MSVGFIGAGQLAHALVRGFAAAGVIATHRITASSPDTDLPTVAALRKLGVNLTTSNKETVSKSDVLFLAVKPHIIPFVLDEIGPDIEDRHLIVSCAAGVTINSIEKKLQQYRAAPKVMRCMTNTPVVVREGATVYATGTHAEVEDGKLLEQLMASVGYCTEVEEDLIDAVTGLSGSGPAYAFTAVDALSDGGVKMGLPRRLAVRLGAQALLGAARMLLDSEQHPGQLKDNVCSPGGATIHALHVMESGGFRSLLINAVEASCIRTRELQSLADQEKISPAAIKKTTLDKVLQQPGVTAASVGGRSGGISLFNNSNPRTKKN